In Pontiella desulfatans, one DNA window encodes the following:
- the tatC gene encoding twin-arginine translocase subunit TatC — MAMLEKLKSFKGKFRYDDSEMPFLEHLEEFRKTVIRCFIALGVGMLICLPFADHIIAVLRAPAEPYIIKNADEMLNDTSLHLRIAADSLSTNSLVVDADGTRYYDVKAEVALPEDAKPKKGGIRLQFSEPAAAIKMWLTVTFFGGILVSLPFLVFFIGLFVMPGVRDVERKLMTRISFFSGGLFLLGIAMGYLVTLPLALGLMLKIGGQLGGESIWFYNKYIGFALQLLLGFGIAFQLPVVILIMGKMGLVNSTQLREKRRHVIVALLILAMVLTPPDVMTQLLMAAPLILLYEFCIWFLHFSGNREAPPAEDEEPEPDDKPTEDSGDVTGEPSAEETHEEKDSTEEEK, encoded by the coding sequence ATGGCGATGCTCGAAAAGCTTAAGTCCTTCAAAGGCAAGTTCCGCTACGACGATAGCGAGATGCCCTTCCTGGAACACCTCGAGGAGTTCCGCAAGACCGTCATCCGCTGTTTCATCGCGTTGGGCGTGGGCATGCTCATTTGCCTGCCGTTCGCCGACCATATCATTGCCGTCCTGCGCGCCCCGGCCGAACCCTACATCATCAAGAACGCCGACGAGATGCTGAACGATACCTCGCTCCACCTGCGCATCGCGGCCGATTCGCTCTCCACGAACTCCCTGGTGGTGGACGCCGATGGAACGCGCTACTACGACGTGAAGGCCGAAGTTGCGCTGCCGGAGGACGCCAAGCCCAAGAAGGGCGGCATCCGCCTCCAGTTTTCCGAGCCGGCCGCGGCCATCAAGATGTGGCTGACCGTCACGTTCTTCGGCGGCATTCTGGTGAGCCTGCCGTTCCTCGTCTTTTTCATTGGCCTGTTCGTGATGCCGGGGGTTCGCGATGTCGAGCGCAAGCTCATGACGCGCATCTCCTTCTTTTCCGGCGGCCTGTTCCTGCTGGGGATCGCCATGGGCTATCTGGTCACCCTGCCGCTGGCGCTGGGGCTGATGCTCAAGATCGGCGGCCAGCTGGGCGGCGAATCGATCTGGTTCTACAACAAATACATCGGCTTTGCCCTTCAGTTGCTCCTGGGTTTCGGCATCGCCTTCCAGTTGCCGGTCGTCATCCTGATCATGGGCAAAATGGGGCTGGTCAATTCAACCCAGCTGCGCGAGAAGCGCCGCCATGTCATCGTGGCCCTGCTCATTTTGGCCATGGTGCTCACCCCGCCCGATGTAATGACCCAGCTGCTCATGGCGGCCCCCTTGATTTTGCTATACGAGTTCTGTATATGGTTCCTTCACTTCAGCGGCAACCGCGAGGCGCCACCCGCCGAGGACGAAGAGCCGGAACCCGACGATAAACCGACCGAAGATTCCGGGGATGTGACCGGGGAGCCATCGGCGGAAGAGACCCACGAAGAGAAAGATTCAACCGAGGAAGAAAAATGA
- the tatA gene encoding twin-arginine translocase TatA/TatE family subunit codes for MNTLGLMGMPGHTEIILIVFIIVLLFGAKKLPELSRSLGKSLGEFKKGQREGTEPDKEDDVEKKEIEESKD; via the coding sequence ATGAACACATTGGGACTGATGGGTATGCCGGGGCATACCGAAATAATTTTGATCGTCTTCATCATTGTGCTGCTGTTTGGCGCAAAGAAGTTGCCGGAACTGTCGCGCTCGCTGGGCAAAAGCCTCGGTGAATTCAAGAAGGGCCAGCGCGAGGGCACCGAGCCCGACAAGGAAGACGACGTCGAGAAAAAGGAAATCGAAGAGTCGAAAGACTAA
- a CDS encoding peptidylprolyl isomerase — MSEEATTNVQEQAVPILVNGEVVAQGLVDQELQMLRERYAREMSYQEMDEKQAKIESDARENAVERVLLMQQARLEIERVRPEEVEARFMALKEQHGGEEEFGKRFELTDEDVAKIKADIEDGVRLEKYFDQLCESVARPAEADSRAYYDEHLEEFKTPELVHAAHIVQHPSPDMPLERVYAELLNVRERLKAGEKFDDLADEYSHCSDGGHDLGYFARGQMVPVFEEVAFATKVGEYSDVFQTEFGYHILTVLDHKEEAVREFADVRYDIESMLFDERKNDAIGTMADELRASATIENLEIVEG, encoded by the coding sequence GAGCAGGCGGTTCCAATCCTGGTCAATGGCGAGGTGGTCGCCCAGGGGCTGGTCGATCAGGAGCTGCAAATGCTTCGCGAGCGCTATGCCCGGGAAATGTCCTATCAGGAAATGGACGAAAAGCAGGCGAAAATCGAATCCGACGCCCGCGAAAACGCGGTCGAGCGCGTGTTGCTGATGCAGCAGGCGCGCCTCGAGATCGAACGTGTCCGCCCCGAGGAGGTCGAAGCGCGCTTCATGGCGCTCAAGGAGCAGCATGGTGGCGAGGAGGAGTTCGGCAAGCGCTTTGAACTCACCGATGAAGACGTTGCCAAGATCAAGGCCGATATCGAGGACGGCGTTCGTTTGGAAAAATATTTCGATCAGCTCTGCGAAAGCGTTGCCCGCCCGGCGGAGGCCGATTCCCGCGCCTACTACGACGAACATCTGGAAGAGTTCAAGACCCCGGAGCTGGTGCACGCCGCGCACATCGTGCAGCATCCGTCGCCCGACATGCCGTTGGAACGGGTGTATGCCGAATTGCTCAACGTCCGCGAACGGTTGAAGGCCGGTGAAAAGTTCGATGATTTGGCCGATGAATATTCGCACTGTTCCGACGGCGGCCACGACCTGGGCTATTTCGCCCGCGGCCAGATGGTTCCGGTTTTCGAGGAGGTCGCCTTCGCCACAAAGGTTGGCGAATACAGCGATGTGTTCCAGACCGAATTCGGCTACCACATCCTTACGGTGCTCGACCATAAGGAGGAGGCCGTGCGCGAGTTTGCTGATGTGCGCTACGACATCGAAAGCATGCTCTTCGACGAACGAAAGAACGACGCCATCGGCACCATGGCCGACGAGCTTCGCGCTTCCGCCACGATTGAAAACCTCGAAATTGTTGAAGGGTGA